One Salvia splendens isolate huo1 unplaced genomic scaffold, SspV2 ctg842, whole genome shotgun sequence DNA segment encodes these proteins:
- the LOC121791557 gene encoding metalloendoproteinase 3-MMP-like, translating into MAFKIFLPISLIFLIFILLAPIGHAKRSTPSDKTSSPFDFIKKLKGCHKGNHTKEIHELKAYLEKFGYLKYEDKTHATNDDFDDTLESAIKTYQKNYHIKPSGIVDDKTISKMTTPRCGVPDIVNGTNYMQPRGKKHTPGFSNIHTVSHYRFFPGNPRWPSSKTHLTFRFSPNFPVSAVAPVARAFHKWDLATHFTFAQVGANQNSDMIIEFHRRNHGDGASFDGPGGVLAHAFAPTNGRFHYDADERWSIGSVAGAFDLETIALHEIGHLLGLGHSSVNAAIMFSGIGAGQIKNLHNDDIQGIRALYGR; encoded by the coding sequence ATGGCTTTTAAGATTTTTCTGCCCATCTCCCTCATCTTCCTAATTTTCATTCTTCTTGCTCCAATTGGCCATGCCAAGAGGAGCACCCCAAGTGACAAAACCTCTTCACCTTTTGATTTCATCAAGAAATTAAAAGGTTGTCACAAGGGAAACCACACAAAAGAAATCCACGAGCTCAAAGCTTATCTCGAGAAATTCGGTTATCTCAAATATGAAGACAAAACCCATGCCACTAATGATGATTTTGATGATACTCTGGAATCAGCTATCAAAACCTACCAGAAAAACTACCACATCAAACCCTCAGGTATCGTAGATGATAAAACGATATCAAAAATGACAACCCCACGATGTGGGGTGCCTGATATCGTCAATGGCACTAACTACATGCAACCTCGTGGCAAGAAACACACGCCGGGCTTTAGCAACATCCACACGGTGTCACACTACAGATTCTTTCCAGGAAACCCTAGATGGCCATCTTCCAAAACCCATCTCACTTTTCGATTCTCCCCCAACTTTCCCGTAAGTGCTGTCGCCCCCGTGGCACGTGCCTTCCACAAATGGGACTTAGCCACTCACTTCACCTTCGCACAAGTGGGAGCCAATCAAAACTCTGATATGATCATAGAGTTCCATCGCCGCAACCACGGAGATGGAGCCTCTTTTGATGGCCCCGGTGGAGTCCTAGCTCATGCATTTGCACCTACCAATGGAAGGTTCCATTATGATGCCGACGAGAGGTGGTCTATTGGGTCAGTGGCGGGTGCTTTCGACCTAGAAACCATTGCGCTTCATGAAATCGGACACCTTCTAGGGCTCGGACATAGCTCGGTTAATGCAGCAATCATGTTTTCGGGGATCGGAGCAGGACAGATCAAGAATTTGCATAACGATGATATTCAAGGAATAAGGGCGTTGTACGGTCGCTAA